In a single window of the Prevotella melaninogenica genome:
- a CDS encoding C1 family peptidase, whose product MKKTVFLFLSFLVLISCEKQRGKVNVSEEKFTVELRLPTTPVKDQGSSSLCWVYAMLATLETEHIMRGDSVNLSPDYVARMYLSEQASRRRLLPNKVVQKEAGITTRGMCTMALDLIQTYGLQHYDAYRHKPDMDYNVLCRKLDYGNDTEKLLDKYIGPLPNQVFMLGALYTPLEFAHSVCTDDEYIALTSFTHHPYGQRFPLEVPDNYFHNTFLNVPLDTMMNRIVQSLRAGHPVCWEGDISEPGFLFGEGYAVLKNEKKKVTAERRQASFEARRTTDDHVMEIVGLAHDQHGRRFFLCKNSWGTDNRYHGFMFLSENYVRMKTIAVVLRNI is encoded by the coding sequence ATGAAGAAAACAGTCTTTTTATTCTTATCTTTTTTAGTTTTGATCAGCTGTGAGAAGCAGCGTGGTAAGGTGAATGTTTCAGAGGAAAAGTTCACAGTTGAGTTGCGTCTTCCTACTACTCCAGTAAAAGACCAAGGGTCGAGTTCACTCTGTTGGGTCTATGCGATGCTTGCAACCCTTGAAACAGAGCATATCATGCGGGGCGATTCTGTAAATCTAAGTCCTGACTATGTGGCACGTATGTACCTTAGTGAGCAGGCAAGTCGTCGTCGTTTACTCCCTAATAAGGTCGTTCAGAAGGAGGCTGGTATCACAACGCGTGGAATGTGTACTATGGCACTCGACCTTATACAAACATACGGTTTGCAGCATTATGATGCCTATCGTCATAAGCCTGATATGGACTATAACGTTCTTTGTCGTAAGTTGGATTATGGCAATGATACGGAGAAACTGTTGGATAAGTACATTGGTCCGCTACCAAATCAGGTCTTTATGTTAGGCGCATTATACACTCCATTAGAGTTTGCACATAGCGTATGCACAGATGATGAGTACATAGCACTAACCAGTTTCACACATCATCCTTACGGACAACGCTTCCCTTTGGAAGTTCCTGATAATTACTTTCATAACACTTTCCTCAATGTTCCACTCGACACGATGATGAACCGCATTGTTCAGAGTCTACGAGCAGGACATCCTGTGTGCTGGGAAGGAGACATATCAGAGCCTGGCTTCTTATTTGGGGAAGGTTATGCCGTATTGAAAAACGAAAAGAAAAAGGTGACAGCAGAGCGTCGACAGGCTTCTTTTGAGGCACGTCGCACGACGGATGATCACGTTATGGAAATCGTTGGATTGGCCCACGACCAGCATGGTCGTCGCTTCTTCCTCTGCAAGAATAGCTGGGGAACAGACAATCGCTACCATGGATTTATGTTCTTGAGTGAGAACTATGTGCGCATGAAGACTATTGCGGTGGTGCTACGCAATATTTAA
- a CDS encoding lysophospholipid acyltransferase family protein: MKKGLSYIAYALSYTFWYTMSLLPMSLLYVFSDCLYLLVGKVVKYRHKVIWKNLKDSFPEKDEAELQRIEREFYHYFCDYLVETIKLLNMSKRELRQRMVFTGIEEMNELLENGVSCAVYLGHYGNWELITSLPLWVSEKAQCCQVYHPLKNERFDKLFKSVREKHHALCIPMAETLRQVVSYRQKKQPIVIGYIADQAPFWNNIHHWVDFLNHDTPVLTGSERIIKKTGQAVFYGDVSRVRRGYYQCDFKLITTEPAKYKDWEITDKYFQLLEETIRRQPELYLWSHKRWKRTREEFNLRYDEKTGRVSLEPLDEIIRKKDKE; encoded by the coding sequence ATGAAAAAAGGACTTTCTTATATTGCTTACGCACTATCATATACCTTTTGGTATACGATGTCTTTGTTGCCAATGAGCCTACTTTATGTCTTTTCTGACTGCCTTTATCTTTTGGTCGGAAAGGTTGTAAAGTATCGTCATAAGGTTATTTGGAAGAACTTGAAGGACAGTTTTCCAGAGAAAGATGAGGCTGAATTACAGCGTATAGAGCGTGAATTTTATCATTACTTCTGTGATTATCTTGTGGAAACCATCAAGCTTCTCAATATGAGTAAGCGTGAACTTCGTCAGAGGATGGTTTTCACAGGCATAGAAGAAATGAACGAGCTACTTGAAAATGGAGTGTCCTGTGCTGTCTATTTGGGCCATTATGGTAATTGGGAGTTAATAACATCCTTACCTTTATGGGTTTCTGAGAAGGCACAGTGCTGCCAAGTTTATCATCCGTTGAAGAACGAACGATTTGATAAACTCTTCAAGTCTGTACGTGAAAAACATCATGCACTTTGTATTCCGATGGCAGAGACACTGCGACAAGTAGTTTCTTATCGCCAGAAGAAACAACCAATCGTTATTGGATATATCGCTGATCAGGCACCTTTCTGGAATAATATTCATCATTGGGTAGACTTCCTAAATCACGATACACCCGTCTTAACAGGTAGTGAACGTATCATAAAGAAGACTGGACAAGCCGTTTTCTATGGTGATGTTTCACGTGTTCGAAGAGGCTATTATCAGTGTGATTTCAAGTTGATAACCACTGAACCAGCAAAGTATAAGGATTGGGAAATAACCGATAAATATTTTCAATTGTTAGAAGAAACCATCCGTCGACAGCCAGAACTTTATCTTTGGAGCCACAAACGGTGGAAGCGTACGCGTGAAGAGTTTAACTTACGCTATGATGAGAAGACTGGAAGAGTTAGTTTGGAGCCACTGGATGAGATTATAAGGAAAAAAGATAAGGAATGA
- a CDS encoding peptidase U32 family protein: MNKNTNDFEIMAPVGSRESLAAAINAGANSVYFGIGKLNMRSHSANHFTIDDLKEIAETCNAKGIQTYLTVNTVIYGEDIETMHEIIDAAKAANITAVIASDVAVMMYCRQVGVEVHLSTQLNISNIDALKFYAQFADVAVLARELNMDQVKEIHEQIIKQNICGPKGQPVRIEMFCHGAFCMAISGKCYMSLHDSNRSANRGACTQICRRSYTVTDNETGNQLEIDNKYIMSPKDLKSVRFIDKMMDAGVRVFKIEGRARGPEYVHTVVSCYKEAIESVLDGTFTEEKKDKWDERLSTVFNRGFWDGYYQGQEMGEWTKDYGNKATEKKVLIGKVIKYFSRLGVAEVAVEANTFVKGEKLLITGNSTGAMFLNAEEIRYELNPVDKAEQGWRVSIPVPDKVRPNDKLFKLVTK, translated from the coding sequence ATGAACAAGAATACAAATGATTTTGAGATAATGGCACCTGTTGGCTCACGTGAGTCATTAGCGGCTGCCATCAATGCCGGAGCTAACTCTGTTTACTTCGGTATCGGGAAGCTAAATATGCGTTCCCATTCGGCCAACCACTTCACCATCGACGATCTCAAAGAGATTGCCGAGACTTGTAATGCAAAGGGGATACAGACTTATCTTACTGTAAACACCGTTATCTATGGCGAAGATATTGAAACAATGCACGAGATTATCGATGCTGCCAAGGCTGCTAACATCACTGCTGTCATTGCCAGTGACGTTGCCGTAATGATGTATTGCCGCCAAGTCGGTGTTGAGGTTCACCTCTCTACACAGTTGAACATCTCTAACATTGACGCCTTGAAGTTCTACGCTCAGTTTGCAGATGTTGCCGTATTGGCACGCGAGCTGAACATGGATCAGGTAAAGGAGATACACGAGCAGATTATCAAACAGAATATCTGTGGACCAAAGGGACAGCCTGTTCGTATTGAGATGTTCTGCCATGGTGCGTTTTGTATGGCCATTTCGGGTAAGTGCTATATGAGTCTTCACGACTCTAACCGCTCTGCTAACCGTGGTGCTTGCACTCAGATATGCCGTCGTAGCTATACGGTTACAGACAATGAGACGGGCAATCAGCTTGAGATTGACAACAAGTACATTATGAGTCCTAAGGACTTAAAGAGCGTTCGCTTCATTGATAAGATGATGGATGCTGGTGTACGTGTGTTCAAGATTGAGGGTCGTGCGCGTGGACCAGAGTATGTTCACACCGTTGTGAGCTGTTATAAGGAGGCAATAGAGAGCGTACTCGATGGTACCTTCACAGAAGAAAAGAAAGACAAGTGGGACGAACGTCTCTCAACAGTCTTCAACCGTGGCTTCTGGGATGGCTACTATCAAGGTCAGGAGATGGGCGAATGGACCAAGGATTATGGTAACAAGGCTACAGAGAAGAAGGTTCTCATCGGTAAGGTGATTAAGTATTTCTCTCGTCTTGGCGTTGCTGAGGTTGCCGTTGAGGCTAACACTTTCGTAAAGGGAGAGAAGCTTCTCATCACAGGTAACAGCACTGGAGCTATGTTCCTCAATGCGGAAGAGATTCGTTATGAACTCAATCCTGTTGATAAAGCAGAACAAGGCTGGCGCGTTTCAATCCCAGTACCAGACAAGGTGCGCCCAAATGATAAACTGTTTAAGTTAGTAACAAAGTAA
- a CDS encoding ABC transporter ATP-binding protein, with amino-acid sequence MKEFIHVLRRFVPPYKKYLVLSIIFNILSAILNIFSFATLIPLLQILFKVDAGTGAMRAMAWSEGSFKEVLSNNADYYTQIYITSWGPTTVLLVIGLLLAFMTFLKTGAYFLSSASITPIRTGVVRDIRNQLYEKITSLSLGFFSEERKGDIIARMSGDVQEVDNSIMSSIDMLFKNPVLIIIYFTTLLIISWQLTLFTLIFVPIFGWFMGFVGRKLKQNSMTAQKLWSDTMSQVEETLGGLRVIKAFCAEGMMNERFDKINSQYRNDIMRVNIRQQLAHPMSEFLGTVMIVVVLWFGGTLVLGESPIISGPTFIYYLVILYSIINPLKEFSRAGYNIPKGLASMERIDKILKAEVKIQDPEKPVHIDSFEHEIEFRNVSFAYTDGKDDEENPELHWVLKNINLVIPKGKTIALVGQSGSGKSTLLDLIPRYYDVQEGEILIDGINIKDLGVHDLRQLIGNVNQEAILFNDSFKNNISFGVNATDEAIAEAAKIANAHEFILSSEKGYDTNIGDRGGRLSGGQRQRVSIARAILKNPPILILDEATSALDTESERLVQDALYKLMKTRTTIAVAHRLSTIKNSDEICVLHEGEIVERGTHDELMDIEGYYKKLHDMQEI; translated from the coding sequence ATGAAGGAATTCATACACGTTTTACGCAGGTTCGTACCACCATACAAGAAGTATCTTGTGCTGTCAATCATTTTCAATATATTGTCAGCAATTCTCAATATATTCTCCTTTGCAACGCTTATACCTCTCCTTCAGATTCTTTTTAAAGTTGATGCAGGAACGGGTGCGATGCGTGCAATGGCTTGGAGTGAAGGCTCTTTTAAGGAGGTACTATCGAACAATGCGGATTATTATACGCAGATATACATCACCAGTTGGGGTCCAACAACTGTCTTATTGGTTATCGGATTGCTCCTTGCCTTTATGACTTTCTTAAAGACAGGAGCCTACTTCCTTTCTTCTGCATCAATTACTCCTATCCGAACAGGCGTAGTTCGTGACATTCGTAACCAACTCTATGAGAAGATAACATCCCTTTCTCTTGGCTTCTTCAGTGAGGAAAGAAAGGGAGATATCATTGCTCGTATGAGTGGTGACGTACAAGAGGTTGACAACTCCATCATGTCATCTATCGACATGCTCTTTAAGAATCCTGTTCTTATTATCATTTACTTTACCACACTGCTTATTATCTCTTGGCAGTTGACGCTCTTCACGCTCATCTTTGTTCCTATCTTCGGATGGTTTATGGGCTTTGTTGGTCGTAAGTTGAAGCAGAACAGTATGACAGCACAGAAGTTGTGGAGTGATACAATGAGTCAAGTGGAAGAGACCTTAGGCGGTTTAAGAGTCATCAAAGCCTTCTGTGCTGAAGGAATGATGAACGAACGCTTTGACAAGATCAACTCACAATACCGCAATGACATCATGCGTGTGAACATTCGTCAGCAGTTAGCGCACCCGATGAGTGAGTTCCTCGGAACGGTTATGATAGTTGTTGTACTTTGGTTTGGTGGTACTCTCGTCTTGGGCGAATCTCCGATTATCAGCGGTCCTACCTTTATCTACTATCTTGTTATTCTCTACAGCATTATCAATCCACTGAAGGAGTTCTCTCGTGCAGGCTACAATATCCCTAAAGGACTTGCCTCAATGGAGCGCATTGATAAGATTCTTAAGGCAGAAGTAAAGATACAAGACCCAGAGAAACCAGTTCATATCGATAGCTTTGAGCATGAGATAGAGTTCCGTAACGTCAGCTTTGCTTATACAGACGGTAAGGACGATGAGGAGAATCCAGAGCTACACTGGGTATTGAAGAATATTAACCTCGTTATTCCAAAGGGTAAGACAATCGCTTTGGTAGGGCAGAGTGGTAGCGGAAAGTCTACTTTGCTCGACCTCATCCCACGTTACTACGATGTGCAGGAAGGTGAGATTCTCATTGACGGAATCAATATTAAGGATTTAGGAGTACACGATCTCCGCCAGCTTATTGGTAATGTAAACCAAGAGGCAATCCTCTTCAACGATAGTTTCAAGAACAACATCTCCTTCGGTGTCAATGCAACAGACGAGGCGATAGCCGAAGCTGCGAAGATTGCCAATGCCCATGAGTTTATCCTTAGCAGTGAGAAAGGATACGACACCAATATTGGTGACCGTGGTGGACGCCTCTCTGGCGGACAGCGTCAGCGTGTGAGTATTGCGCGTGCTATCCTTAAGAATCCTCCAATCCTCATCCTTGATGAAGCGACTTCTGCTCTTGATACAGAGAGTGAACGCCTTGTACAGGATGCCCTTTATAAGCTTATGAAGACGCGTACGACCATAGCTGTAGCCCACCGCCTATCTACTATCAAGAATAGCGATGAGATTTGCGTGCTGCATGAAGGTGAGATTGTAGAGCGAGGTACGCACGATGAACTTATGGATATCGAAGGCTACTATAAGAAACTGCATGATATGCAGGAGATATAA
- a CDS encoding RNA methyltransferase yields MRKLRTIEMNRLSLEEFKEADKLPLIVVLDDVRSLHNVGSVFRSADAFRVEAVYLCGITATPPNAEIHKTALGGEDSVDWRYFERTEDAIEELHRQGVFVYSVEQVEGSTKLQELNTENPTNHQHPTSNTQHLSTRYAIVLGNEVKGVKQSVVDMSDACLEIPQFGTKHSLNVSVTTGIVIWEFARQLLIK; encoded by the coding sequence ATGAGAAAACTACGCACAATAGAAATGAATAGGCTTTCCCTTGAGGAGTTCAAGGAGGCTGATAAACTGCCACTCATCGTTGTGTTAGACGATGTGCGGTCATTACATAATGTGGGAAGTGTCTTCCGTTCGGCTGATGCTTTCCGCGTGGAGGCGGTCTATCTATGCGGTATCACTGCCACACCACCAAACGCTGAGATACATAAGACAGCACTCGGTGGTGAGGATTCAGTTGATTGGCGTTACTTTGAACGTACAGAGGATGCTATCGAAGAACTCCATCGTCAAGGCGTATTCGTGTATAGTGTAGAACAAGTGGAAGGCTCAACAAAGCTGCAGGAACTCAACACAGAGAACCCAACAAACCATCAACACCCAACATCCAACACCCAACACCTATCCACCCGCTACGCTATCGTGTTAGGCAACGAGGTGAAAGGTGTAAAGCAAAGTGTCGTGGACATGAGCGACGCCTGTCTTGAAATTCCACAATTCGGCACCAAACACTCATTGAATGTAAGTGTAACAACCGGTATTGTCATTTGGGAGTTTGCGCGTCAGCTACTTATAAAGTAG
- the miaB gene encoding tRNA (N6-isopentenyl adenosine(37)-C2)-methylthiotransferase MiaB translates to MKKLYIETYGCQMNVADSEVVASVMKMAGYDVCENEDEADAIFLNTCSVRENAENKIYNRLEALHAEQKKGRDLILGVLGCMAERVRDDLIQNHHANLVCGPDSYLNLPDMIAQCENGTNALDIELSTTETYRDVIPQRIGGNRVSGFVSIMRGCNNFCHYCIVPFTRGRERSRDVDSILKEVKDLHDKGFKEVTLLGQNVNSYGLLPNGKRPENGVSFAELLHKVAQSVPDMRVRFTTSNPEDMTEDIIEAVATEPNLCNHIHFPAQSGSNSVLKLMNRKYTREDYLEKVAAIRRLVPDCGLTTDIFIGYHNESEEDFQQTLSLMREVGFDSAFMFKYSERPGTYAAKHLPDNVSEEEKIRRLNELIRLQTEISAEQNKKDEGKEFDILIERFGKRSREQLMGRTPQNKAVVMPRGNHHIGETVRVRITGSTSATLFGEEV, encoded by the coding sequence ATGAAGAAACTATATATTGAGACATACGGCTGCCAGATGAATGTGGCAGACTCGGAGGTTGTGGCTTCTGTCATGAAGATGGCAGGTTATGACGTATGTGAGAATGAGGATGAAGCTGATGCTATCTTCCTTAATACCTGTTCTGTACGTGAGAACGCAGAGAACAAGATATACAATCGTTTAGAGGCTTTGCACGCTGAGCAGAAGAAAGGGCGCGACCTTATCTTGGGCGTGTTAGGATGTATGGCAGAGCGTGTAAGAGACGATTTAATTCAAAATCACCACGCCAACCTTGTGTGTGGTCCTGACTCTTACCTCAACTTGCCTGATATGATTGCGCAGTGTGAGAATGGTACGAATGCTCTGGATATCGAACTCTCTACTACTGAGACCTATCGTGATGTCATTCCACAGCGTATTGGTGGCAATAGAGTCTCGGGTTTCGTTAGTATTATGCGTGGTTGCAATAACTTCTGTCACTATTGTATCGTGCCTTTCACCCGTGGTCGTGAGCGTTCACGTGATGTTGATAGTATCTTGAAGGAGGTTAAAGACCTGCATGATAAGGGCTTTAAGGAGGTTACACTCTTAGGTCAGAACGTTAATTCATACGGCTTGTTGCCTAATGGTAAGCGTCCAGAGAATGGCGTTTCCTTTGCAGAATTGTTGCATAAGGTGGCACAGAGCGTACCAGATATGCGTGTACGCTTCACGACTTCTAACCCAGAAGATATGACAGAGGATATTATTGAGGCAGTAGCTACTGAGCCTAACCTCTGTAATCACATCCACTTCCCTGCACAGAGCGGTAGTAATAGCGTGCTGAAGTTGATGAATCGTAAGTACACTCGTGAGGACTACCTTGAGAAGGTGGCTGCTATTCGTCGTCTTGTTCCTGATTGTGGACTTACAACCGATATCTTTATAGGTTATCACAATGAGTCAGAAGAAGACTTCCAACAAACACTTTCATTGATGCGTGAGGTAGGTTTCGACTCAGCCTTTATGTTCAAGTACTCTGAGCGACCAGGTACTTATGCTGCAAAGCACCTCCCTGATAATGTATCTGAAGAGGAGAAGATTCGTCGTTTGAATGAGTTGATTCGCTTGCAGACCGAAATTTCTGCCGAGCAGAACAAGAAAGACGAGGGCAAGGAGTTTGATATCCTTATTGAACGCTTCGGTAAACGAAGCCGCGAACAGCTCATGGGACGTACTCCACAGAACAAGGCTGTAGTCATGCCACGTGGCAATCATCATATTGGTGAGACCGTCCGCGTACGCATCACAGGCTCAACCAGTGCCACACTCTTTGGAGAAGAAGTATAA
- a CDS encoding SufE family protein — MTINEAQDAVIGEFEDFTDWMDKYQMLIDLGNELEPLEEQYKNEQNLIDGCQSRVWLQCDNVDGKLIFTADSDALITKGIIALLIRVLSNHTPQEIIDADLYFIDKIGLRQHLSPTRSNGLLSMVTKIKAYAVGFSLQ, encoded by the coding sequence ATGACAATAAACGAAGCACAAGATGCAGTAATTGGTGAGTTTGAAGACTTCACTGATTGGATGGATAAATACCAAATGCTCATTGACTTGGGCAACGAGTTAGAGCCATTAGAGGAGCAGTATAAGAACGAGCAGAACCTCATTGATGGTTGTCAGAGCCGTGTATGGCTGCAGTGTGACAATGTAGATGGTAAACTCATCTTCACTGCTGACTCTGATGCACTCATCACAAAGGGTATTATTGCCCTTCTGATACGTGTATTGAGTAACCATACTCCACAAGAGATTATTGATGCAGACTTGTATTTCATTGATAAGATCGGTCTTCGTCAGCATCTCTCACCAACACGTAGCAACGGCTTACTCTCTATGGTGACGAAGATTAAGGCGTATGCAGTAGGGTTTAGTTTGCAGTAA
- the trhA gene encoding PAQR family membrane homeostasis protein TrhA, giving the protein MRRKIFFSHKEELWNSWSHSGGIVLGVVFGTIFLVWCFRETNGWATAGVILYLIGMLFSYITSTAYHALSAHSVWKERLRKWDHAAIYWHIAGSYSPITLIALRNQGAWGWGLFAFVWLCALLGTISSFRKLRDHSNLETLTFIGMGLSVLVAFKPLVDALETQSLVWIFAEGVMYITGALFYSLNKRKYMHTIFHFFVLAGSICHIIAVWGILMEYI; this is encoded by the coding sequence GTGCGACGAAAGATATTCTTTTCACACAAAGAAGAACTATGGAACTCATGGAGTCATAGTGGAGGAATCGTACTGGGCGTAGTGTTCGGTACGATTTTCCTTGTTTGGTGCTTCCGTGAGACGAATGGTTGGGCAACAGCAGGTGTGATATTATATCTTATTGGGATGCTTTTCAGTTACATCACGTCGACAGCTTATCATGCACTCTCTGCCCATTCTGTATGGAAAGAACGGCTACGAAAATGGGATCATGCAGCCATCTATTGGCATATAGCAGGTTCTTATTCGCCCATAACACTGATAGCCTTGCGCAATCAAGGTGCTTGGGGCTGGGGCTTGTTTGCCTTTGTATGGCTCTGTGCTTTGCTCGGCACCATCTCATCCTTCCGTAAACTGCGTGACCATAGTAACTTAGAAACGCTGACATTCATCGGTATGGGCCTATCAGTATTGGTCGCCTTCAAACCATTAGTCGATGCTTTGGAAACGCAATCGCTCGTCTGGATCTTTGCAGAAGGAGTCATGTATATCACCGGTGCATTGTTTTATTCACTCAACAAGCGTAAGTATATGCACACAATATTCCACTTCTTCGTCCTTGCAGGCAGCATTTGTCATATCATAGCCGTGTGGGGTATCCTAATGGAATACATATAA
- the rnr gene encoding ribonuclease R gives MRKEKKSSKRLTKKQLAEKLISFFQTQPDETFSFKQIFHALKLTTHPAKMLAIDVMEELAWDDFLSKVGESAYTLNTKGQVQEGTFIRKANGKNTFLPEDGGTPVFVSERNSMAALNGDQVRVQFMARRQNHIKEAMVIAILQRKKDTFVGRLRVEKDIAFLVTQENLYIHDILIPKKKLKGGKTDDRALVKITKWPDADHKNLVGEVVDVLGEAGDNDVEMNTILAQYGLPYKYPKRVEDAAEKISAEITAQDYAEREDFRDVWTCTIDPRDAKDFDDALSIRKLKNGQWEVGVHIADVSHYVKEGDIIDREAQQRATSVYLVDRTIPMLPERLCNFICSLRPDEEKLAFSCIFNLDEEANVKAYRIVHTVIKSNRRYAYEEAQQILEDNGVVDGTGEPAPDPGKAGYKGENAEQIVTLDRLAKQIRARRMKAGSVKFDSEELHFDIDEKGKPIRCYFKRSKDANKLIEEFMLLANKTVAESIGIAKKGKKAKTLPYRVHDNPDPQKFENLREFTAKFGYKLKSASTKGATARALNKLMDEVQGTREEKVIQTIALRSMMKAKYTTHNIGHFGLAFDYYTHFTSPIRRYPDTMVHRLITRYQNGGRSANKDHYEELCEHCSDMELVAQNAERDSIKYKMVEFMSEHIGECYDAHISGIQSFGIYAEIDENHCEGMIPMRDLDDDYYDFDEKNYCLVGRRRHHVYQLGDPIRIQVAKADLERRQLDFALDDGRPLKAKQTAAEYAVNRKNDRKSSKRGSKSRRRK, from the coding sequence ATGAGGAAAGAAAAGAAAAGCAGCAAGCGATTGACCAAGAAGCAGCTTGCAGAGAAACTCATAAGTTTCTTTCAGACACAACCCGACGAGACATTTAGCTTTAAACAGATATTTCATGCACTCAAGCTGACCACCCATCCAGCCAAAATGTTGGCGATAGATGTGATGGAGGAATTGGCGTGGGACGACTTCCTGTCAAAGGTTGGAGAGAGTGCTTACACGTTGAATACCAAGGGACAGGTGCAAGAGGGTACCTTTATCCGTAAGGCGAATGGTAAGAATACATTCCTACCAGAGGATGGTGGTACACCAGTCTTTGTTTCTGAGCGTAATTCTATGGCGGCTTTGAATGGCGACCAAGTGAGAGTTCAGTTCATGGCACGCCGTCAGAACCATATCAAAGAGGCAATGGTCATCGCGATACTGCAACGGAAGAAAGACACCTTCGTTGGAAGGTTGCGTGTCGAGAAGGACATTGCCTTCCTTGTAACACAGGAGAATCTCTATATTCACGATATCCTTATCCCTAAGAAGAAACTTAAAGGAGGAAAGACAGACGACCGTGCTTTGGTGAAGATTACTAAGTGGCCCGATGCCGACCATAAGAACCTTGTGGGCGAAGTGGTAGACGTCTTGGGTGAAGCCGGTGACAATGATGTAGAGATGAACACCATCCTTGCACAGTATGGATTGCCATATAAGTATCCAAAACGTGTCGAGGATGCTGCCGAAAAGATTAGTGCTGAGATTACAGCACAGGACTATGCGGAGCGTGAAGACTTCCGTGACGTATGGACTTGTACGATAGACCCACGTGATGCGAAGGACTTTGACGATGCACTTTCTATCCGAAAGCTGAAAAACGGACAGTGGGAAGTGGGCGTACATATTGCGGATGTGTCGCATTATGTCAAAGAAGGAGATATTATCGACCGTGAAGCGCAACAGCGTGCGACGTCGGTTTATCTCGTAGACCGCACTATCCCGATGCTTCCCGAGCGTCTTTGTAACTTTATCTGTTCGCTCCGTCCAGACGAAGAGAAGCTTGCTTTCAGTTGTATCTTCAATCTTGACGAGGAAGCAAACGTAAAGGCTTACCGCATTGTGCACACGGTTATCAAGTCAAATCGTCGTTATGCCTATGAAGAGGCACAGCAGATATTGGAAGACAATGGCGTTGTTGATGGTACAGGTGAGCCTGCACCAGACCCAGGAAAGGCTGGATATAAGGGCGAGAATGCTGAACAAATCGTTACGCTCGACCGTCTTGCAAAACAGATTCGTGCACGTCGTATGAAGGCAGGAAGTGTGAAGTTCGATTCAGAAGAGCTCCACTTCGATATTGATGAGAAAGGTAAACCAATCCGTTGTTACTTTAAGCGTTCAAAGGATGCAAACAAGTTGATTGAAGAGTTTATGCTCTTGGCTAATAAGACAGTAGCTGAAAGCATCGGTATAGCAAAGAAAGGCAAGAAAGCAAAGACCCTTCCTTATCGAGTTCATGACAATCCTGACCCACAGAAGTTCGAGAACTTGCGTGAGTTTACAGCCAAGTTCGGTTATAAACTCAAGTCTGCCAGCACTAAGGGTGCCACTGCCCGTGCGCTGAATAAGCTGATGGACGAAGTACAGGGCACTCGTGAGGAGAAGGTGATACAGACGATTGCACTCCGTTCGATGATGAAGGCGAAATATACTACGCATAACATCGGTCACTTCGGACTTGCTTTCGACTATTATACCCACTTTACCTCGCCTATTCGTCGTTATCCCGACACGATGGTTCATCGCTTGATAACACGCTATCAGAATGGTGGTCGCTCGGCTAATAAGGACCATTACGAGGAGCTTTGTGAGCATTGTTCAGACATGGAACTCGTTGCACAGAATGCAGAACGCGACTCTATCAAGTATAAGATGGTTGAGTTTATGAGCGAGCATATCGGTGAATGCTATGACGCACATATCTCTGGAATTCAGAGTTTTGGTATTTATGCAGAAATAGATGAGAACCATTGCGAGGGTATGATTCCTATGCGCGACCTCGATGATGACTATTACGACTTCGATGAGAAGAACTATTGTCTTGTTGGTCGTCGTCGTCATCATGTCTACCAGCTTGGTGATCCTATCCGCATTCAGGTGGCAAAGGCCGATTTAGAGCGTAGACAGCTTGACTTCGCACTTGATGATGGTCGCCCATTAAAGGCTAAGCAGACTGCTGCAGAGTATGCTGTAAATAGGAAGAACGACCGAAAGAGCAGCAAGCGTGGTAGCAAGAGTCGCAGAAGAAAGTAG